The following coding sequences lie in one Paramormyrops kingsleyae isolate MSU_618 chromosome 15, PKINGS_0.4, whole genome shotgun sequence genomic window:
- the LOC111860161 gene encoding RNA-binding protein MEX3B-like: MPSPLFHSEIMDSERVISSQHSGVVLPDDSEPESRDEEHQDALRFALDQLSLMAVETDCSDGGGMVDSLDATDSNPETCNGVGGGFGSLQILDHSGGSPRSSVSCSPPEEYYGTGGFHMNGPLTHSMLGETSSALCSRKRSVNMTECVPVPSSEHVAEIVGRQGCKIKALRTKTNTYIKTPVRGEQPVFIVTGRREDVEMAKREILSAAEHFSMIRASRCKAGAGSSAGAVPGPPHLPGQTTIQVRVPYRVVGLVVGPKGATIKRIQQQTHTYIVTPSRDKDPVFEVTGMPENVDRAREEIETHITLRTGAFVDLQGDNDFHSNGTDVSLEGLGAMGLGGALWSRASHPASPSAPLSLHHPTRKVTPASFSGGGSLGSESYSGTRRAPESASGPGSPFSAVGGGGGGGFTFGGESAPGLPTAPAEELAFEFGAAHIWRPLLNGSQRRNSSGLSGGTVTPRLSPTLSADQAGLDHPLARRAQSDPLSTLSWLQAGNASFSASSSSSSGGSSTGYSSSCSASSLPGGSPTELEGGVGTSGMLGHFKAGALAVGPAEASKDCLVCYESEVTAALVPCGHKLFCMDCAGQICQSGEPRCPVCHTPATQCIRIFS; encoded by the exons TAGCCCGCTTTTTCACTCCGAAATAATGGATAGTGAGAGAGTGATAAGCAGTCAGCACTCCGGGGTTGTCTTGCCCGATGACTCTGAGCCAGAGTCCCGGGACGAAGAGCATCAGGACGCGCTCCGCTTCGCCCTCGATCAGTTGTCTCTCATGGCCGTGGAGACGGACTGCAGCGACGGGGGAGGAATGGTCGACTCCCTTGATGCTACAGACTCTAACCCTGAGACTTGCAATGGCGTAGGAGGAGGGTTTGGCAGCTTGCAAATCCTCGATCACTCCGGTGGATCGCCCAGATCTTCGGTATCATGTTCTCCTCCCGAGGAGTACTACGGCACCGGTGGTTTTCATATGAACGGCCCGCTTACTCACTCCATGCTGGGGGAGACGAGCTCCGCACTCTGCAGCCGAAAGAGGAGCGTCAATATGACGGAATGTGTGCCAGTCCCTAGTTCGGAGCACGTTGCAGAAATCGTGGGAAGACAAG gtTGTAAGATTAAAGCTCTGCGTACAAAGACCAACACCTACATCAAGACCCCAGTGCGAGGAGAGCAGCCAGTGTTTATTGTGACTGGGCGGCGTGAAGACGTAGAGATGGCCAAACGGGAAATCCTGTCTGCCGCCGAACACTTCTCCATGATCCGAGCTTCGCGCTGTAAGGCCGGGGCCGGCTCTTCTGCCGGAGCCGTACCGGGACCCCCCCATCTGCCGGGACAGACCACCATCCAAGTGCGGGTGCCATACCGTGTGGTGGGTCTAGTCGTCGGGCCCAAGGGGGCTACCATCAAGCGCATCCAGCAGCAGACTCATACCTACATCGTGACCCCGAGCCGTGACAAAGATCCCGTGTTTGAGGTGACGGGCATGCCCGAGAACGTGGACCGGGCGCGGGAGGAGATCGAGACCCACATCACGCTGCGCACTGGGGCTTTCGTGGACCTGCAGGGGGACAACGACTTCCACAGCAATGGCACAGACGTCAGCCTGGAAGGGCTGGGTGCCATGGGCCTGGGTGGCGCTCTGTGGTCCAGGGCCAGCCACCCCGCCTCGCCGTCCGCCCCCCTCTCGCTACACCACCCCACCAGGAAGGTGACACCCGCGTCCTTCTCCGGCGGCGGCAGCCTGGGCTCCGAGTCGTATTCCGGAACACGCCGGGCACCTGAGAGCGCCAGCGGCCCTGGGAGTCCCTTCAGTGCcgtcggcggcggcggcggcggtggTTTCACCTTCGGCGGGGAGTCGGCGCCCGGCCTCCCCACCGCACCGGCAGAGGAGCTGGCATTCGAGTTTGGCGCTGCCCACATCTGGAGACCCTTACTGAATGGGTCGCAGCGGCGCAACAGCAGCGGCCTGAGTGGTGGCACCGTCACCCCGCGCCTGTCACCCACCCTGTCTGCGGACCAGGCCGGCCTGGATCACCCCCTAGCCCGACGGGCCCAGAGTGACCCCCTCAGCACCCTCTCCTGGTTGCAGGCCGGTAACGCATCCTTCTCtgcaagcagcagcagcagcagtggggGCAGCAGCACCGGCTACTCGTCATCCTGCTCCGCCTCCTCTCTGCCTGGGGGTTCTCCCACTGAGCTAGAGGGGGGGGTCGGCACCTCGGGGATGCTGGGTCACTTTAAGGCCGGCGCCCTTGCCGTGGGTCCTGCAGAGGCGTCCAAGGACTGCTTGGTGTGCTACGAGAGCGAGGTGACTGCTGCCCTAGTGCCCTGCGGCCATAAACTCTTCTGCATGGACTGCGCTGGCCAGATCTGCCAATCGGGCGAGCCCAGGTGCCCTGTGTGCCACACGCCCGCCACGCAGTGCATCCGAATCTTCTCCTGA